A stretch of DNA from Mesorhizobium onobrychidis:
GGATTGGCTCGATCCGGCGGAGGGTCTGGACTGGCTGGAGGTGGGTTGCGGAACCGGGGCGCTCTCGGCAGCCATCCTGGCCCGTTGCAATCCCAGGAGCCTGGTGTCCATAGACCCGTCGGAGGGTTTTCTCGCCAAGGCGCGGGCAAACGTGCCGGACAAGCGTGTCGAGTTTCTCGTAGGCGATGGGCAGGCCTTGGCAGTCGAATCGGGCAGCAAGGACATGGTCGTGTCGGCGCTTGTTCTCAACTTCGTCCCCGACAAGCAAAAGGCGCTCGCCGAGATGCGGCGAGTGGCCCGCCCTGGAGCGACGATTGGATTCTATGTGTGGGATTATCCTGGCGGCGGGGTGGAATTCATGCGGGCCTTCTGGACCGCTGCGACGGCGCTTGACCCCGGTGCTGCCGACCTTTCCGAGGACAGGCGCTTTCCGTTCTGCACCCGAGACGGATTAACCGATCTCGCGGAGAAGGCGGGCCTGGGTTCCGTCGACTGCACCCGGATCGAAGCGCCCGCCGTGTTCAAGGATTTTGAAGACTACTGGCACCCCTTCACCCTGGGTGCGGGGCCCGCACCCGGCTACTGCATGAGTCTCGACCCCGCAGCTCGCCAGAGATTGATGGAGAGGCTCCGCGATAGTCTGCCGCGCGGCGAGGACGGGTCAATTCCCCTGAAAACAAGAGCGTGGGCGGTCAAGGCCAAGGTTCGCTGATGACCGGCAGCCCACGTCGCGCCAGACCGGTAGGCCGCCAACGACAAGCTGTCCGGCTATAAGCTGTCCGGCGCAAAGTTCGGGTTGACCGGCCTTGTACGCGAAGCGACTATTCGTCTGGACAGCCGAAATGCTGGCTGCAGGAGGAAACACGATGGACGAGTCCGATCGGTGGCGTCACATGTCGAGCGCGCCAAGGGATGGCAGCCGAATTCTTGTCACGGTTCGGCCGTCTGAACAGGGGCCGGCGGAAGTCGACCTGGCTTATTGGTCTCGAGCCGACCAGTTCGGCAGCGAAGGATGGCGCGCTTCCGACTCGTCTCCGGGACGCGTGGTTGAATACGCCGAACCCGAGCTGAAGTGCTGGATGCCGCTGCCAACCGCCAATCTGAGCAAGGGCTCAATGCCGAGCCCCTGGGACGAAGAAGATGTCCCGCTGCTGGATGGATCGGGGATATGAGGCTGAGCGGGAAGGGGAGCTTTTCACCGTAAAAAAGGGCATTGGGATCGAGCCGAAACCCGCTGTCGTGCTCACCGACGCCAGAACGAGTTGCTTATCTCTGCTTCGATCTGCGCCAGCCTCAAGCCAATATCGTCGGTCAACTTAAGTGCATTTTTCATAGCGATGCGCCGTTTGAATGGATGCAGTCGCCGGAAAAAATCACGCCCGAGACGCGGGATCAGCGCGCATGCGCGGATCGCGGTGGTTCGGAAATCGAACGGGCGGACTGTTGATACCCGGCAGGCCCGCTGCTTCTCGAGATAATGCGTAAGCGCAATATCATGGCGTAGTGGCATAAGCCCGCCGCGCGACTGCTCATTCTGACCGGGATCATCATGCCATATGGGCCATTCGGCCGAACTCGGGCGTAGCATAGTGTCCTCCTGAAATAAGGGTTGCTCGTCCGGACAATCTCGAGCACGGCCGTGAGAGGCGCGTTGGAACCAGCGTGAAGGATTCGTGAAAAACGCCAGGCCGGGAAAATGACGGTTGAATTAGGGGCAACTACAGGAAAGGATCGCAAAGAAGTTGTGGCTGTGGCGGATCCGATGACGCACCCTCATCTCTGTCTGCTAGGCGGTTTCGACTTCGCCGGAGGCGCTGCGGCGGCCCCGGTTTTCAGCCGCAAGGCGCGCGCCATGGTGGCTTATCTCGCCCTGCAGTCCGGACACTCCCAGTCACGCGAGAAGCTCGCCGCGCTTTTGTGGGGCGGCAACAGCGAGGCCCAGGCGCGGATGAACCTCCGGCAGGCCCTGTCCGCCATAAAGAAAGGAATGGACGCATCCGACGGCGGCAGGTTCCTGACGGACGGCGATAGCATAACCCTCAATCTCGATAATCTCGATTTCGATGTCGCGCGTTTCCAGGCTCTAGCCGCCAACTCGATGCCTGAGGATCTCGAACAGGCGCTTCTCGTCTATCGCGGCGACCTGCTCGACGGCTTCGGCCTGAAGGAGGAGCCGTTCGAGGATTGGCTGCGGGTCGAGCGCGAGCGCCTGAGGGCGATGGCCGTCGGGGCACTGGACAAGCTCGTCGCGCATTACTGCACTGCGAACGATCCTGCCTCATGCGTGCGCGCGGCAACGCGTCTGCTCGCCATGGAACCGCCGAGGGAGGACACCCACCGCGCCCTGATGCGAGCCTATGCGGCCCAGGGCCGGCTCAATCTCGCGCTGAAGCAATATGAAAATTGCCGCGGTGCGCTGCAGCGGGAACTGAACCTGCAGCCTGAGCCGGAAACCCGACATCTTTATGAAGACCTGCGGACGCGCCGCATGACACCGCAAGCCGCCTCCCGGATAGCTGCCTCGGCGTCGCCTTCCCAGACGCCGCCGCCCTCGCCAGCCCGAACCGGCGAGCGGCCGGCGTTCCGGGCCGAGCCGATGCGCCCCGCGACCCATTATGTCAAATCGGCCGGGATCAACATCGCCTATCAGGTGACCGGCGACGGACCGGTCGACCTGATCTATGTGCCTGGATGGGTCTCAAACCTTGACCTTGCCTGGTCGTCGCCGCGGTTTTCGCATGTGCTCCATCGCCTCGGCGCCTTCTCGCGCCTGATCCGCATGGACAAGCGCGGCACGGGGCTGTCCGATCGAAATGTCGGTTTGCTAACGCTGGAAGAGCGAATGGAAGATATGCGGGCGGTGCTGGATGCGGTCGGCTCGAAGCACACGGTTCTGTTCGGCAGCTCGGAAGGCGGCCCCATGTGCATGCTGTTTGCGGCGACCTATCCCGAGCGGACAGCGGCTCTCGTCCTCAACGGAACCTATGCCAGCGGCCGATGGTCGAAGGATTACCCCTGGGCAAGGACAAGCGAGCAGGTGGAAGAAGATCTTGCCGCCGTTGAGAGACAGTGGGGGGAGCCGGCGGATATGAGCAACGCCGCGCCTAGCCTGATGAATGACAGTCTCGAGAGAGAATGGTTCGCCGCGTATCTCAGGAATTCAGCCTCGCCTGCCGACGCGATCGCGCTCTGGCGCTGGGGCACCGAAATCGATGTTCGCACCCTTCTCCCAGTCATTCACGTCCCGACACTGATCGTCCAGACGGCAGGGGACCGCTGGGTGAAACCGGAAGAGGGGCGCTATCTGGCAACGCATATCGAGGGCGCCAGTTACATCGAGCTTGCCGGCCGTGATCACGTAATCTGGGGCGAGAATTCCGATCGCCTGGTCGACGAGATCCAGACCTTCGTCACCGGCGCTTTGCCGGCAGCGCCGGGCGAGCGCGTGCTTGTGACGGCGCTGCACGTGGAAGTCGTCGGGTTGCCGTCGGCTCTCGTCAACACCAGCAACCAGACGTGGCGCGATCTGATGCAGCGACACGACGACGAGATACGCAAAGAATTGCATCATGCGGACGGTCAGGAAATCCAGCGCACCGGAAATGGGTTTCTCGCGGTGTTTCAGCGGCCAACGCGGGCGATCCAATGCGCACTCGCGATCCGTCGTCGACTGGGCGAATCCGGCCTTCGGATTCGCGCGGCAATCCATATTGGCGAATGCGAAAGGCACGGCGACGACTTCACCGGTATTGCGATTCAACTGACATCGCGTCTGCTCGATCATGCCGGACCGGGTGAGATCATCGCGTCCCGGACCGTTCGTGATCTCACGGCCGGTTCGGGCCTGACGTTTGAGGAGCATTCCGAGATGGAGTTCCCCGGAACGCCAGGTACCTGGCAGCTTTTTTCGGTCGGCGAATCGGCTGTGTGACGTTGGTTGAGTTCCGGGAACGATGGGCTGCAGAACCCGGCAAGGCTGGTGGGACAGCGCCCCCTCTGTCCTGCCCTCTTTGCCACCACTTGGCATCTCCCCCGCAAGGGGGGAGATTGGCAGCTTCGCCGTCGGCTCTTCTCTCAGACCCTCAGAACAGGAATGCAGCCGTGGCGGGGTTCGATCCGGTGCGACCGTCTGATGAATCCATGCCTCGAATGAGCTTGAGGTCTGCGGCGTCCAGCTCGAAATCGAAGACATCGAAATTGGCGGCGATGCGGTCCTGGTGGATCGACTTTGGAATGACGATCAGTCCTTCCTGAAGGTGCCATCTGATGATCACTTGCGCGACGGACTTGCGGTGTTTTCCGGCGATGTTTTCAAGGGTAGGGTCGCTCAACAGCCGGCCGCTGCCCAGCGGGCTCCAGCTTTCGATGCGGATGTTGTGCGTGCCATGAAATTCCCTGATGTGGCGCTGTTGAAACCGGGGATGGAGTTCGATCTGGTTGACCGAGGGCGTGACTCCGGTCTCGCCGATGATCCGCTCCAGATGGTCCTGGTTGAAATTCGAAACCCCGATCGACCTGATCCGGCCGCCATTCCTGAGTTCGATCAGGGTCTTCCACGCCTCGACATATTTGCCCTGGCTGGGCACTGGCCAGTGGATCAGGAACAGGTCGATCTGATCGATGCCGAGCTTGCTCATCGTCTCGTCGAAGGCCCGGAGGGCGGCGTCACGCTGATGCGCGCCGTTGCGCAGCTTCGAGGTGATGAACAGCTCGCTTCTCGGCACGCCAGCCGTGCGGATCGCTCGCCCGACGCCTTCCTCGTTCTGGTAGCCTTCGGCGGTGTCGATCAACCTGTAGCCGGCCTCGATCCCCCAACTCACCACCTGGCTCGTGATGGCTGGATCGACCTGCCACACGCCAAGGCCGATCTGGGGAATGGCTGAGCCATCATTCAATGTGATCTGTTCAGGCTTATTCAGGGTAATCTGTTCAGGCATGCTCAGGTCCTTCTGCATCGCTTCGCCCCAGCGCAGTGCTTATCTAGGCTCGGTGTCCGCCAAGGCGAGTCGACAGGTGGAGAAAGTAGAAGTGCGCCGTGAAGCCGGGATGAGATCCGGTTCGAACCGCCCAGCGTTTCCAAACACGATTCCAGAGATCAATAAATTGGACCGGGGGATGGCACGCCAATCCGGATCGATCTCGAAAAGTCTGGCGAAAGGCCCGACGCCCGCGCACGGCCGTCAATGTGGGCCGCCTCCCTCAAAACCGACATCGGCAAGCTGACATCGAGTGCACCCCGTGCATACGCATATTCGGGAAGATAGCCGTTAACGATGAGGCGCCAGTCAAGGGGGACCACGTCACCGACGGCTCGCATCATCCTGACGATCGTGGTCGTGCAGTTCGTCGTGATGGAATTATAGAACTCTGGAGTCGTGGAAAGTGCATTTGCGTCCAAGACGTATTCCAGCAAGAGCGCCCGGGCCGCCTCCGGTGACGCTTTTAGCCGATAGATTTGGACATCCTCTCCGCGAACGTTTGACCTGACGCCGACGACGTCTCGCTCGTCAGCCGCGATAATGACCAGGGGATTGCTCTTGAACAGGTCTGCCATGGGAGAAAACTTGCCGCCTCCCTGGCGTCGCACCTCAATCGACCAGGCAAGATAGTCACCTCCTGCAAAGCCGAAGCTTAAGATGACATGGGCGATTTTGGTCCCGGACCAATAAGACATGAAGAGGTCGACCGTCTGAAGGTTGGAGAGGTCGTAGGTCCGCGTTGTCCAGCGTTCGGTGAAATCAGTAGCGCTACGCCATTCGAAGTCGCGCACATCAGTCAGCGTCAACAGGTTCCCGTCGCGGGTGCCGGTCACCTGACGGGCGACGTCGGGCGCCCAGTCCGCGTGATCAAAAGGCCTGATGGTGCTCCACCAAACCAGAACCACAGCAAACGCAGCTGCAAACAGGGCAAACGCCCTGATGCGAAACCGGCTGAACAGCGCGATGACGGTGGCGAGGCCGAACAAGGTGAAAAGGACGCCGGCCACAGCCCGTCCAAACTCAGCCACGGGCAGGCGATACCACATGGCAAGTCCGGCCCAGGCAGTCAGGATTGCGACGGCTAGCGAAAGGATGATGGCAAGCGATATCCGAGCGATGCGACGCATTCATCCCCCTCTGGCGGTCTGCTGTCTAGCGGCCTGTCATTGCCTGGATGCCATTTCTCACGGAACGCTCGAAGACAACAACTCTACATGTCCATATTGGAGCACCAATCGGTCCGATACCATTTTCGCCGCGGATTTCGCAGGTGTGGAGCGAGCGAGAAGGTGCCCACGCGAAACGGACGCGCTCGGCATCGGCCGTTCGATGAAGTGACCGCGCGAGCTCACGGGCCCTAACAAGTTCCTTCATCCATCCATCCGTACCTCAAACACCCGTCCATCTACCCGGAACAGGTTCTCTCTGTTCCAGTCCAACAAAACCGATACTCGAC
This window harbors:
- a CDS encoding alpha/beta fold hydrolase, which produces MTHPHLCLLGGFDFAGGAAAAPVFSRKARAMVAYLALQSGHSQSREKLAALLWGGNSEAQARMNLRQALSAIKKGMDASDGGRFLTDGDSITLNLDNLDFDVARFQALAANSMPEDLEQALLVYRGDLLDGFGLKEEPFEDWLRVERERLRAMAVGALDKLVAHYCTANDPASCVRAATRLLAMEPPREDTHRALMRAYAAQGRLNLALKQYENCRGALQRELNLQPEPETRHLYEDLRTRRMTPQAASRIAASASPSQTPPPSPARTGERPAFRAEPMRPATHYVKSAGINIAYQVTGDGPVDLIYVPGWVSNLDLAWSSPRFSHVLHRLGAFSRLIRMDKRGTGLSDRNVGLLTLEERMEDMRAVLDAVGSKHTVLFGSSEGGPMCMLFAATYPERTAALVLNGTYASGRWSKDYPWARTSEQVEEDLAAVERQWGEPADMSNAAPSLMNDSLEREWFAAYLRNSASPADAIALWRWGTEIDVRTLLPVIHVPTLIVQTAGDRWVKPEEGRYLATHIEGASYIELAGRDHVIWGENSDRLVDEIQTFVTGALPAAPGERVLVTALHVEVVGLPSALVNTSNQTWRDLMQRHDDEIRKELHHADGQEIQRTGNGFLAVFQRPTRAIQCALAIRRRLGESGLRIRAAIHIGECERHGDDFTGIAIQLTSRLLDHAGPGEIIASRTVRDLTAGSGLTFEEHSEMEFPGTPGTWQLFSVGESAV
- a CDS encoding aldo/keto reductase, translating into MPEQITLNKPEQITLNDGSAIPQIGLGVWQVDPAITSQVVSWGIEAGYRLIDTAEGYQNEEGVGRAIRTAGVPRSELFITSKLRNGAHQRDAALRAFDETMSKLGIDQIDLFLIHWPVPSQGKYVEAWKTLIELRNGGRIRSIGVSNFNQDHLERIIGETGVTPSVNQIELHPRFQQRHIREFHGTHNIRIESWSPLGSGRLLSDPTLENIAGKHRKSVAQVIIRWHLQEGLIVIPKSIHQDRIAANFDVFDFELDAADLKLIRGMDSSDGRTGSNPATAAFLF
- a CDS encoding Lnb N-terminal periplasmic domain-containing protein, with product MRRIARISLAIILSLAVAILTAWAGLAMWYRLPVAEFGRAVAGVLFTLFGLATVIALFSRFRIRAFALFAAAFAVVLVWWSTIRPFDHADWAPDVARQVTGTRDGNLLTLTDVRDFEWRSATDFTERWTTRTYDLSNLQTVDLFMSYWSGTKIAHVILSFGFAGGDYLAWSIEVRRQGGGKFSPMADLFKSNPLVIIAADERDVVGVRSNVRGEDVQIYRLKASPEAARALLLEYVLDANALSTTPEFYNSITTNCTTTIVRMMRAVGDVVPLDWRLIVNGYLPEYAYARGALDVSLPMSVLREAAHIDGRARASGLSPDFSRSIRIGVPSPGPIY
- a CDS encoding class I SAM-dependent methyltransferase gives rise to the protein MAEATRHDAWQAGDSYDLYMGRWSRQIAPPFLDWLDPAEGLDWLEVGCGTGALSAAILARCNPRSLVSIDPSEGFLAKARANVPDKRVEFLVGDGQALAVESGSKDMVVSALVLNFVPDKQKALAEMRRVARPGATIGFYVWDYPGGGVEFMRAFWTAATALDPGAADLSEDRRFPFCTRDGLTDLAEKAGLGSVDCTRIEAPAVFKDFEDYWHPFTLGAGPAPGYCMSLDPAARQRLMERLRDSLPRGEDGSIPLKTRAWAVKAKVR